The following DNA comes from Cytophagales bacterium.
CGATCCCGGGGGTTGTTGCAGCGCATTCTGATCTTCCTGTACTTGGTGTTCCGCTTGAGGGTGGATTGATGAATGGTGTGGACGCCCTCTATTCTATTGTACAAATGCCGGCAGGCGTACCCGTAGGTACGTTAGCCGTTGGAAAAGCCGGTGCACGTAACAGCGCTGTGTTAGCAGCTCGTATCATTGCATTGAATAATGAAGAGGTTGCTAAGAAATTAAAAGATTTTAAAGAGCTTGGATTTAAAATATAAAGCCAATAATTTGGTAGGAGGGTAAAAAGAATAATTCAATGCTTTAGCCCTTTAAGCGAAACAACATGTCAAACAAAATTGCTGGTACATGCAGTTTGGGCTACCAAAGACAGGAAACCCTTAATGAGCATGGAGAATAAAAACGCTCTGTGCAGACACATCAGGGAGAATGCTATTTCAAAAAGCATCCATCTTATAAATGTGAATGGGTGGAAGGAGCATCTGCATTGTCTTTTATCTTTATCGCCCGAACAGAACATTGCCACACTGATGAACCTCATAAAAGGAGAGTCATCGTTTTGGGCAAACAAAAACCTGAAATGGAGTGAAAAATTCGGATGGCAGGACGAATATTTTGCCGTGTCAGTGAGTCAGTCGCATTTTGATGTGGTGAACAATTATATAACCAAT
Coding sequences within:
- the purE gene encoding 5-(carboxyamino)imidazole ribonucleotide mutase is translated as MQKNIKNKVLILIGSKTDEPIMQETVKYLNWFGIKGDLIVASAHRDAEKCIQLSKEAKQKGYSCIIAAAGMAAAIPGVVAAHSDLPVLGVPLEGGLMNGVDALYSIVQMPAGVPVGTLAVGKAGARNSAVLAARIIALNNEEVAKKLKDFKELGFKI
- the tnpA gene encoding IS200/IS605 family transposase encodes the protein MQCFSPLSETTCQTKLLVHAVWATKDRKPLMSMENKNALCRHIRENAISKSIHLINVNGWKEHLHCLLSLSPEQNIATLMNLIKGESSFWANKNLKWSEKFGWQDEYFAVSVSQSHFDVVNNYITNQEEHHKKKTFQQEYDEFIKNYGFES